One window from the genome of Paenibacillus azoreducens encodes:
- a CDS encoding MerR family transcriptional regulator — protein MMVKEVAELSGISVRTLHHYDEIGLLHPSRTTEAGYRVYSDEDIALLQQILFFRELGFPLKQIREIINRPDFNRLEAMELHHKLLLDKRARLERMIETLEQTMKHEKGEISMTNQDKFAGFDFGSNPYEQEARERWGDKAVAESNEKLNKLSKREQGDLEREMNAIYRKLADLRHGSPSTEEAQLAVGEWYQLLNRLGSYSLEAFKGLGQMYVEDERFTRNIDRFGAGLAVFMRDAMTEYVDSRQS, from the coding sequence ATGATGGTTAAGGAAGTCGCCGAACTATCGGGGATCAGCGTGCGGACGCTTCATCATTATGATGAAATCGGTCTGTTGCATCCAAGCCGAACGACGGAGGCCGGCTACCGGGTATATTCCGATGAAGATATTGCGCTGCTGCAGCAAATTTTGTTTTTTCGGGAACTGGGATTCCCCCTTAAGCAAATTAGGGAAATTATCAATCGTCCCGATTTTAACCGGCTGGAAGCGATGGAACTGCACCATAAACTTCTGCTGGACAAACGCGCCCGGCTGGAGCGGATGATCGAAACCTTGGAGCAAACGATGAAGCATGAGAAAGGAGAAATCAGCATGACGAACCAGGATAAATTTGCAGGGTTTGATTTTGGCAGCAACCCCTACGAGCAGGAAGCAAGGGAGCGCTGGGGAGACAAGGCGGTTGCCGAATCCAATGAAAAATTGAATAAGCTGTCCAAACGGGAGCAAGGGGATCTGGAGAGAGAGATGAATGCCATCTACCGGAAACTTGCGGATCTCCGGCATGGATCGCCGTCCACGGAGGAAGCGCAGTTAGCCGTCGGCGAATGGTACCAGCTGCTGAACCGGCTCGGGAGCTATTCGCTTGAGGCATTTAAAGGGCTCGGGCAGATGTACGTCGAGGATGAACGTTTTACACGGAACATCGACCGGTTTGGCGCAGGCCTCGCCGTGTTTATGCGTGACGCTATGACTGAATATGTGGACAGTCGACAATCCTGA
- the pepT gene encoding peptidase T, with amino-acid sequence MKQEIMERFISYAKIETQSNEDSPTCPSTPGQLNLARKLVEELKDVGLQEVTMDENGYVMATLPSNSDHDVPTIGFLAHLDTATDFTGAGVNPQIVENYDGGDIVLNSQLKIVLSPKQFPELSGYKGHTLITTDGTTLLGADDKAGIAEIMTAMAYLIAHPEIKHGKIRVAFTPDEEIGRGPEKFDVKAFNSDFAYTMDGGPLGELEYESFNAAKASITVHGTNVHPGTAKNKMVNSIKIAMELNGMLPAEQAPEHTEGYEGFYHLLSQNGDTERTKMEYIIRDFDKTEFANKKENMKRIVKELQAKYGEERIVLEMRDQYYNMKEKIEPVKEIVDVAYAAMESLGIKPIVKPIRGGTDGSQLSYMGLPTPNIFTGGENYHGKFEYVSVDNMLKAVQVIVEIVQRFERRSA; translated from the coding sequence ATGAAACAGGAAATCATGGAGCGCTTCATTTCCTATGCAAAAATCGAAACGCAATCGAATGAGGACAGCCCCACTTGTCCTTCTACCCCGGGTCAGCTGAATCTTGCCCGCAAGTTGGTTGAGGAACTGAAAGACGTCGGTCTGCAGGAAGTCACGATGGATGAAAACGGTTATGTGATGGCTACCCTGCCCTCCAATTCGGATCATGACGTGCCGACGATCGGATTCCTGGCCCATCTGGATACCGCTACGGATTTCACCGGAGCTGGCGTTAATCCGCAAATCGTGGAAAATTACGACGGCGGCGATATTGTCCTGAACTCGCAATTAAAAATCGTGCTGTCTCCAAAGCAATTTCCCGAGTTATCCGGATATAAAGGCCATACCCTGATTACGACGGACGGAACCACATTGCTGGGAGCCGACGACAAAGCCGGCATCGCCGAAATCATGACCGCCATGGCATATCTGATCGCACACCCGGAAATCAAACATGGAAAAATAAGAGTGGCGTTTACTCCAGACGAAGAAATCGGCAGAGGTCCGGAGAAATTCGACGTCAAAGCATTTAACTCCGACTTTGCGTATACGATGGACGGCGGCCCGCTCGGCGAGCTGGAATACGAAAGCTTCAACGCGGCCAAAGCCAGCATTACGGTTCACGGCACCAACGTACATCCCGGCACGGCCAAAAATAAAATGGTCAACTCCATTAAAATCGCCATGGAACTGAACGGCATGCTTCCAGCTGAACAGGCTCCCGAACATACGGAAGGTTATGAAGGCTTCTACCATCTGCTTAGCCAAAACGGCGACACCGAGCGTACGAAAATGGAATATATCATCCGTGATTTTGACAAAACGGAATTCGCAAACAAAAAAGAAAACATGAAACGGATCGTGAAGGAGCTACAAGCCAAATACGGCGAAGAACGAATCGTATTGGAAATGCGTGACCAGTATTATAATATGAAGGAAAAAATCGAACCCGTAAAAGAAATCGTGGATGTCGCGTACGCTGCCATGGAAAGTCTGGGCATCAAGCCAATCGTGAAACCGATCCGCGGCGGCACGGACGGCTCACAGCTGTCTTACATGGGCCTGCCGACGCCGAATATTTTTACCGGCGGTGAAAACTACCATGGCAAATTTGAATACGTTTCGGTGGACAATATGCTAAAGGCGGTTCAAGTGATTGTCGAAATCGTTCAACGTTTCGAGCGGCGCAGCGCATGA
- a CDS encoding class I SAM-dependent methyltransferase, translated as MSYIPEGNRQSNVDRFSGFEDTYDRHRPGAPNEVIRILNGYLGYKPALVLDIGCGTGLSTFIWNKHAGQVIGIEPNDDMRSKAESKLYSLMNEQRDVKIRFMSGYSNRLEFPDESADLITCSQSFHWMEPVSTLAEASRVLKPGGVFAAYDCDWPPTASWQAEQAYVELLDHADELLSAKQNKQDQALKHDKEKHLANIRSSGAFRYAREIVFHNRELCDSERYIGLALSQGGIQTVMKLGFSELDEEIERFKALVAEHFQDRTLEVLFSYRMRIGVK; from the coding sequence ATGAGTTATATACCTGAAGGCAATCGCCAGAGCAATGTCGATCGTTTCTCAGGTTTCGAAGATACCTATGACCGGCATCGTCCCGGCGCTCCGAATGAGGTGATCCGTATCCTGAACGGCTATCTCGGTTATAAACCCGCCCTGGTATTGGATATCGGCTGCGGCACCGGTCTATCCACATTCATCTGGAATAAACATGCCGGGCAAGTCATCGGCATCGAACCCAATGACGACATGAGAAGCAAAGCCGAGAGCAAGCTGTATTCACTCATGAATGAGCAGCGGGATGTGAAAATTCGCTTTATGAGCGGTTATTCTAATCGGCTTGAATTTCCGGATGAATCCGCAGATTTGATCACCTGCTCTCAGTCCTTTCATTGGATGGAACCTGTCAGCACACTCGCTGAAGCGTCAAGAGTTTTGAAGCCGGGAGGCGTTTTTGCCGCATACGACTGCGATTGGCCGCCAACCGCTTCATGGCAAGCTGAACAGGCGTACGTGGAGCTTCTCGATCATGCCGACGAACTGCTTTCCGCGAAGCAAAATAAGCAGGATCAGGCCCTCAAACATGATAAAGAAAAGCATCTGGCCAACATTCGCAGCAGCGGCGCTTTCCGGTACGCGCGGGAAATCGTATTTCATAACCGCGAGCTTTGCGACAGTGAGCGTTATATCGGCCTGGCGCTTAGCCAGGGAGGAATCCAGACGGTGATGAAGCTTGGTTTTTCCGAGCTGGACGAAGAAATTGAACGCTTCAAAGCCCTGGTTGCAGAGCATTTTCAAGACCGGACGCTCGAAGTGCTGTTCAGCTATCGGATGAGAATCGGCGTGAAATAA